One segment of Cololabis saira isolate AMF1-May2022 chromosome 9, fColSai1.1, whole genome shotgun sequence DNA contains the following:
- the LOC133451013 gene encoding E3 ubiquitin-protein ligase NEURL3-like encodes MTCALPLKASRHSRFTTNLPRDRPEQNFTQDTMKFFDSNENPVPGTDMQHICSSHCLGPLAFHNQAVGEKIQLSQGCRLAKRAGNTFRNGMVFSNRPVGIRERICLRVLENVHKWEGALRVGFTSLPPTDRNLPVPSMAIPDLTKRPGHWAAPLPESYCQAGSELEFWVSAGGSLRFSDKNNREHKLLTGLDLSKPLWFMIDIYGQASSIFLLGSQKKGKLCTQKSCPAPGPESLTIPDNGYDHSWNPDVSSLSGHSEDSISSLIINIPPGESCVACLTKEATVTLPCAHKCLCHHCFPKVLQEFGTCPLCRTEIKASSAVEQRISV; translated from the exons aTGACATGTGCGCTCCCTCTTAAAGCCAGCAGACACTCCCGCTTCACCACAAACCTGCCAAGAGACAGACCTGAACAGAACTTTACTCAGGACACAATGAAGTTCTTCGACTCAAACGAGAACCCAG tTCCTGGGACAGATATGCAGCATATTTGCAGCTCACATTGCCTCGGCCCTCTGGCCTTCCACAATCAGGCCGTGGGAGAAAAAATCCAGCTGAGCCAGGGATGTCGACTCGCTAAGAGGGCTGGAAACACGTTCAGGAATGGCATGGTGTTCAGCAACCGTCCTGTGGGGATCCGGGAGAGGATTTGTCTGAGAGTGCTGGAGAATGTGCATAAATGGGAAGGTGCCCTGCGTGTTGGCTTCACCAGCCTACCGCCCACCGACAGAAATCTGCCGGTGCCCAGCATGGCCATCCCTGACCTCACCAAACGCCCCGGCCACTGGGCCGCTCCTCTGCCTGAATCCTACTGTCAAGCAGGTTCAGAACTGGAGTTCTGGGTCTCTGCTGGTGGCAGTTTACGTTTCTCAGATAAGAACAACAGGGAGCACAAACTGTTAACTGGACTGGACCTCAGCAAGCCACTTTGGTTCATGATAGATATCTATGGGCAGGCCAGCTCCATATTCCTCTTGG GTtcacagaaaaaggggaaacTTTGCACACAAAAATCCTGCCCtgcacctggacctgaatctctCACCATACCTGATAATGGCTATGACCACAGCTGGAATCCTGATGTTTCAAGTCTTAGTGGACATAGTGAAGACAGCATTTCCAGCCTTATCATCAACATCCCACCAG GGGAAAGCTGTGTGGCGTGCTTGACGAAAGAGGCCACAGTCACACTGCCTTGTGCACACAAGTGCCTGTGTCATCACTGCTTCCCCAAAGTCTTGCAGGAGTTCGGTACCTGCCCGCTGTGTCGAACGGAGATCAAAGCTTCCTCAGCGGTGGAGCAGCGTATCTCTGTCTGA